In Spiroplasma floricola 23-6, the DNA window TCATCACCTCTCTTAACGATTTTGCAACGTACTGGTAATTTGTGCATTGCTAAACGTAAGGCTTCACGAGCAACTTCTTCTGAAACTCCACCAATTTCAAACATAAATTGGCCAGTTTTAACTACTGCTACTCATTCTTCAGGAGATCCTTTTCCTGAACCCATACGTACTTCTAATGGCTTTTTAGTTTTTGCCATATGGGGAAATATTCTAATTCAAACTTTTCCAAAACGTTTCATATAACGTGTCATAGCAATACGTGCTGCTTCAATTTGTCTTGAAGTAATTCAAGCACCATCTAATGACATTAATCCATATTCACCAAATGCGATGAATTTTCCACCTTTTGCTTTTCCTTCATAACTCACTCTGTGAGGACGACGGAACTTAACTCTTTTGGGCATTAACATAACTATTTAACCTCCCTTGGTGTTTTTTGTTGAATTTTTTTATCTTCAATTACTTTTGAATTGTTTTGATTGTTTTTTCCTAAAATTTCCCCGTGATTAATTCAAACTTTAACCCCTATTTGCCCATATGTAGTTCTTGCTTCATATAAGGCATAATCGATATCACTTCTTAAAGTTGACAATGGTACTGAACCTTCTAAGTAACCTTCAGTACGAGCCATTTCAACTCCACCAAGTCTTCCAGAAACTGAAGTTTTAATTCCTTTAGCTCCTGCTTTTAAAGCTTTTCTAATTGCTAATTTTTGTACAGTTCTAAATGATGCACGATTTGTAATTTGTTCTCCAATAAATGTTGCAACTAATTTTGCATCAACATCTGGATTTTTAATTTCTATTACTTTAACTTTTACATCAGCTTTTCTGTCTTTAATTGTTTTTCTAACTGTTAAAACGATATTTTCAACATTTTTACCTTCTTGTCCAAGAACGATAGCTGGACGAGCAGAACGAATTACTAGAGTGATTTCTTTTTTAGTTCTTTCGATTTCAATTTTTGAAACTGCTGCATTTTTTAATTGTTTTTCAACAGCTTTTCTAATTTTGATATCTTGATGTAATCACTTAACATATTCACCTTTTTCAGCATATCAACGATTTTCTCAACCTCTGATAATACCTATACGTAAAACATTTGGAGATACTTTTTGTCCCATAACTCTATAATTCCCTTCTATCTTTCGTCGCTAACCACTATTGTAATGTGGCTAGTTCTTTTCAAAATTTCATATGCTCTACCATGAGCTCTTGGTCTAAAACGTTTTAATGTTGGTCCTTCGTTAACGAAGATTGTTTTAACAAATAATTGATCAGCTTCCATACCATTGTTGTTAACAGCATTTGCTACAGCTGAGTTTAATAATTTTAATACTGGTTCTGAAGATCTTTTGTCTTGATTTTGAAGAATTGCTACAGCTTCTGATATTTTCTTACTTCTGATAGAGTCAGCTACTAGTCTAACTTTTCTAGGTGATATTCTAATCATTGTTAATTTTGCTTTTGCTTCCATATTTTGAAACTCCTATTTCCTAATGATTATTTTTTCTTTTTCTTATCATCACCGTGTCCACCAAACTTACGTGTTGGTGAAAATTCTCCTAATTTGTGACCTACCATATCTTCTGTAACATAAACTGGGATAAATTCTTTTCCGTTGTAAACTCCAAATGTGTGACCAACAAAATTTGGAAATATTGTTGAACGACGTGATCAAGTTTTAATTGTTTCTTTTTTGTCACCTAATGCTTCTACTTTTTTAATTAAGTAGTCATCTGCAAAAGGTCCCTTTTTTAATGATCTAGACATTTATTCATTTCCTCCTAT includes these proteins:
- the rpsC gene encoding 30S ribosomal protein S3; its protein translation is MGQKVSPNVLRIGIIRGWENRWYAEKGEYVKWLHQDIKIRKAVEKQLKNAAVSKIEIERTKKEITLVIRSARPAIVLGQEGKNVENIVLTVRKTIKDRKADVKVKVIEIKNPDVDAKLVATFIGEQITNRASFRTVQKLAIRKALKAGAKGIKTSVSGRLGGVEMARTEGYLEGSVPLSTLRSDIDYALYEARTTYGQIGVKVWINHGEILGKNNQNNSKVIEDKKIQQKTPREVK
- the rpsS gene encoding 30S ribosomal protein S19 codes for the protein MSRSLKKGPFADDYLIKKVEALGDKKETIKTWSRRSTIFPNFVGHTFGVYNGKEFIPVYVTEDMVGHKLGEFSPTRKFGGHGDDKKKKK
- the rplP gene encoding 50S ribosomal protein L16, with the protein product MLMPKRVKFRRPHRVSYEGKAKGGKFIAFGEYGLMSLDGAWITSRQIEAARIAMTRYMKRFGKVWIRIFPHMAKTKKPLEVRMGSGKGSPEEWVAVVKTGQFMFEIGGVSEEVAREALRLAMHKLPVRCKIVKRGDE
- the rplV gene encoding 50S ribosomal protein L22 — translated: MEAKAKLTMIRISPRKVRLVADSIRSKKISEAVAILQNQDKRSSEPVLKLLNSAVANAVNNNGMEADQLFVKTIFVNEGPTLKRFRPRAHGRAYEILKRTSHITIVVSDER